TCATCCTCTCTGTATATAGCTGCTGTGCGAGCAGCTCTTATATCTTTATTGACAGGGACAGGCTGTCCGCCGCCGCCAATACAACCTCCAGGACAAGCCATAACCTCTATGAAATGATAATCTGCAGTTCCTGCGCGTACTTTATCCATCAATACACGTGCTTTTTTCAAAGTATGAGCTACTGCAAGTTTCACCGTCACATTTTTCCCATCAATGGGAACATCTATAGTTGCTTCTTTTATTCCATCCATACCGCGAACAGGAGCATATATAATTCCGGGAATATCTTTGCCTTCGTTTAATACAGCATAAACGGTTCGCAGGGCTGCCTCCATTACTCCTCCTGTTACACCAAAGATTACTCCTGCTCCGGATGATTCTCCAAGAGGATTATCATAATCTTCTTCGGGAAGGTTTTTAAAATCTATCCCGGCACTTTTAATCATTCTGGCGAGTTCTCGTGTTGTTATTACGGCATCCACATCAGGAACGCCGGGGTTGCTTTGAAGTTGTGGTCGTAAGCACTCCGCTTTTTTAGCTGTACAAGGCATAACAGAAACGCTATAAATATTTTCCAAAGGAACATTTTGCGTTTCGGGCCAGAAAGTTTTTGTGATAGCACCAAACATTCCCTGAGGTGATTTAGCAGAGGAAAGATGGGGCAATAAATCGGGGTATTTCATTTCAATAAAGTTTATCCATCCTGGAGAACAAGAGGTAATCATTGGCAGAACCCCGCCGTTTTGCACGCGATGAAGGAACTCATGTCCCTCTTCCATTATTGTAAGGTCCGCACTAAAGTCAGTGTCAAAAACTTTATCGAAACCAAGACGACGCAGTGCGGCGACCATTTTCCCTGTAACTATTTCTCCTGCCGGAAGTCCCAGAGCCTCTCCTAGTGCCACTCGAACGGAAGGTGCAGTTTGAACTATCGTATATTTATTTTTGTCTCCCAAAGCGCTAAAGACCTTTTCTGTGTCATCCTTTTCTACTATGGAAGCTGTGGGACATACAGTTGAGCACTGTCCGCACAAGGTGCATGTGACATCGCCTAGATCAAGGCCGAACGCAGGTTCGACTAGAGTTTTAAATCCTCTGTTTACATAAGCATATACGTCAAGACCCTGATATTCACTACAAATTCTGGCACAGCGTCCACATAAGATACATTTGTTTGGCTCTCGGACGAGAGCTGCATTTGATATATCCATTTTTGCGTTGCGCATTTCGCCCTGATATGGAATTTCACGTATGCCAAGGTCAGCGGCAATGGTCTGAAGTTCACAGTTTTTGTTTAACTGGCATTTAAGACAATCTTGTGGGTGATTTGCAAGCAAGAGTTCAACAACAGTTTTACGAGTTGCACGAACCTTTGGAGTATTTGTGTGAACAACCATTTTATCTGCTACTGGGTAAACACATGCAGCGCCAAGCGATCTTGATCCTTCTATTTCAACTAGACAGACTCTACATGCGCCAAATGTTGTCAGTTCGGGATGATAACAGAGCTGTGGAATACGGATGCCAGCTTTTGCAGCCGCTTCAATTACAGTGTATGTACTGGGGACAGAGACTGATACCCCATCGATAGTAACGTTAACAAAATCCATAAATTCTCTCTCCTTCCCACCGAATTATTTGCGAATGATAGATTCGAAAGGACATTTTTCCATACAAGCACCACATTTTATGCATTTCTCCTGATCTATGAGGTGTAGTCCTTTAATTTCTCCGGAAATAGCATCGGTTGGGCAAACTTTCTTACACAGGCCGCAGCCTCTACATGTTTCGGTTATAAAATATCCAATAAGTTCTTTACAAACACCCGCCGGACATCTTTTCTCTTTGATGTGGGCTTCATACTCATCTCTAAAATATTGAAGGGTGGAGAGAATGGGGTTTGGCGCAGTCTGTCCTAGTGCGCAAAGGGATCCCGCGCTTATTGAACTTGCAAGAGTTTCAAGTTTTTCTATATCTCCCTCTTTGCCTCTTCCTTCTGTTATATCAATCAGCATTTCTAGCATGCGTTTGGTGCCTTCACGACAGGGAGTGCATTTCCCGCACGATTCTGACTGAGTGAAATCCAAAAAGAATTTTGCTACGTCGACCATACATGTGTCTTCGTCCATGACGACAAGTCCGCCTGAACCCATCATGGCCCCTGCAGCTATCAAAGAGTCATAGTCAACCGGAGTATCTAATAAGTGCTCAGGAATACAGCCTCCGGAAGGGCCTCCTATTTGAACAGCCTTAAACTTCTTGCCATCCAAAATGCCTCCTCCGATATCAAATATAATTTCACGCATTGATATGCCCATTGGCACTTCGGCAAGACCCGTGTTATTTATTTTTCCTGTAAGGGCGAATACTTTTGTGCCCTTGGATTTCTCGGTACCGAGCTTAGTATATTCTTCAGCTCCGACACGGAATATATATGGTATATTCGCAAACGTTTCAACGTTGTTTATGTTTGAGGGTTTTCCCCAGAGTCCTCTTTCTGCAGGGAACGGAGGGCGAGGGCGGGGCATACCTCTTTTACCTTCAATTGAAGCCATGAGAGCAGTTTCTTCTCCGCAAACGAAAGCGCCTGCTCCCTCTTTTATATGTAGGTGAAAATTAAATCCTGTGCCCAATATATTATCGCCAAGTAATCCGGCCTTTTCAGCCTGTTCTATTGCTTGATTCAATCTCGCAATAGCCAGAGGATATTCAGCGCGACAGTAGATGTATCCCTCGTCAGCTCCAATTGCATATGCTCCGATTGCCATACCTTCAAGTAGTGAGTGAGGGTCGCCTTCGAGAAGAGATCGGTCCATGAATGCGCCGGGATCACCTTCATCAGCGTTGCATATAATATATTTTTTGTCTCCGGGAGCTTTTTGGCAGAATTCCCATTTTAAGCCTGTGGAAAAACCTCCGCCACCTCTGCCGCGCAGACCTGTTTTTTTAAGCTCTTCGACAACTTGTTCAGGAGTCATTGTTAGAAGAACCTTGAGCAGTCCTTCATATCCGTCAGCTCCTACGTATTCTTCAAATGAGTTCGGGTCAATTGTTCCGCAGTTTTTGAGTACAAGCCGTTTCTGTTTGCTATAAAAGGGGATTTCTTCATAATTAGGAACTTCTGATATTTTTATTGGTTCATTGAGAGCCATCTAAATTCCTCCCTCTAAGCCTAAGCTTTGCTGGGAATCTTGGCTATTACAAGATCCTCAACAATATTTCCATTCACGATGTGTTCTGTGATTATACGTGAAACATCTGTTGGCATGACTGGCCCATATGTGACTCTATCTTCACCTGGGCGTGCCACGTCAAGAAGAGGTTCCTTCTGACACATGCCGTTGCACCCTGTTTGTAGGACCTCAATGTCAGAAAGATTGCGTTTTTCGATTTCAGCTATAGCGGCATTCATGACATTACGCGCTCCTGCGGCGATACCGCAAGTTCCCATGCCGATAATAATCTGAGTTATGCTGTCTCTCTTCGCTTTTGTGTGTTTCAATGAGTCAGCTTTTATTTTTTGTAGGTCATCAAGATTTTTAATTTGCATAAGAGAATCCTCCTAATTTATTTTTGTTTGGCAACATTAAACTGCATCTAATATCTCGCCAACTTTTTCCGGAGAGAGCCTTCCATGTGTTTCATCGTTAATCATAATGCAGGGTGCCAGTCCACAAGCTCCGATGCAGGCGACTGACTCAAGTGTAAATTTCAAATCAGGCGTAGTAACTTCGCCATCCTTAAGTCCAAGTCTCTTTTTTATTTCATCGAAGACAAGAGCTGCTCCGCGGACATGGCAGGCAGTTCCCAAGCAGCAGCGAATTATATACTTGCCGCGAGGTTCAAGATGGAATTGAGAATAAAAAGTTACAACCCCGTAAATTTGGCTTATAGGGACGTCGATTTCTTCACTTATCTTAAGCAGTACATCTTTCGGAAGATATCCGAATATATTTTGTGCCTGCTGGAGCACTGGAATTACGCAGCCTTTTACGCCGCGATATTTGTCGAGGAGCTGATCTAAAAGATCCCACGACTTTTCCGATGACCTCTCCATAAAAAGTACCCCCTTATTCTGATTTAAATGTAATTTTATTTTAAATAAAAGTTTGCGAAAAAAAGCACAAAGTTTTATAAAAACAAAACAAAGTAAAAATATGGATAGTGATTTTGCCCAACTTTTACACGCGTGTTATT
This sequence is a window from Synergistaceae bacterium. Protein-coding genes within it:
- the nuoE gene encoding NADH-quinone oxidoreductase subunit NuoE, which encodes MERSSEKSWDLLDQLLDKYRGVKGCVIPVLQQAQNIFGYLPKDVLLKISEEIDVPISQIYGVVTFYSQFHLEPRGKYIIRCCLGTACHVRGAALVFDEIKKRLGLKDGEVTTPDLKFTLESVACIGACGLAPCIMINDETHGRLSPEKVGEILDAV
- a CDS encoding 2Fe-2S iron-sulfur cluster binding domain-containing protein; protein product: MDFVNVTIDGVSVSVPSTYTVIEAAAKAGIRIPQLCYHPELTTFGACRVCLVEIEGSRSLGAACVYPVADKMVVHTNTPKVRATRKTVVELLLANHPQDCLKCQLNKNCELQTIAADLGIREIPYQGEMRNAKMDISNAALVREPNKCILCGRCARICSEYQGLDVYAYVNRGFKTLVEPAFGLDLGDVTCTLCGQCSTVCPTASIVEKDDTEKVFSALGDKNKYTIVQTAPSVRVALGEALGLPAGEIVTGKMVAALRRLGFDKVFDTDFSADLTIMEEGHEFLHRVQNGGVLPMITSCSPGWINFIEMKYPDLLPHLSSAKSPQGMFGAITKTFWPETQNVPLENIYSVSVMPCTAKKAECLRPQLQSNPGVPDVDAVITTRELARMIKSAGIDFKNLPEEDYDNPLGESSGAGVIFGVTGGVMEAALRTVYAVLNEGKDIPGIIYAPVRGMDGIKEATIDVPIDGKNVTVKLAVAHTLKKARVLMDKVRAGTADYHFIEVMACPGGCIGGGGQPVPVNKDIRAARTAAIYREDEGKTLRQSHKNPDIIALYDKWLGKPLGEKAHKYLHTHYEEQKKQA